A segment of the Triticum urartu cultivar G1812 chromosome 1, Tu2.1, whole genome shotgun sequence genome:
CACAGCTCTTACTACAACATGCTGCGACACATCATTTATTATGCTTCTTCAAAAGGAAACAAATGTTGCTTTGACCCAATTTCTATCTGTAGGTATATGGTAGAGTAGGAGGAATAAATAATCTATATCTCTATCTCTTCTCTACCTGCATCAAACTCTAATACTACGCACTAGCTCCAGGAGATTGAGAGCATCAACATGGTTACATGGAGGACTCAGGAGATGACCGAAGGGGGAGAGAGATTTATTACCCCACTAATTATTGCAATGCACGTCCCTATTTACTAGATATTTATGCACTGGTGCAATGTACGGCATGTTTGCTATAAAAGTAAAGAGTACGACATGTTCAGTTAGATTTTGATTTTTGCATAGAGAAAAGAGACACCACCCGGTGCGAATAGTATACATGTATTATACCATGGGTCGGAACTAAGCGGTCTCTTATGAAAATATGAGCTGGACTGAGAGGTCTTGGGCCATTAGAGGTGTGATTGTttttttcccgttgcaacgcacagaCATGTTTGCTAGTTCCTCCTGAAGACGGGATGGCGGAAGATGGCATCGGCAGATCCTAGAGCGTGCGTAGGCGGTGCACGTTATGGGACGCCTAAACCGGATGGTCTTCAGGCCACTAGATTAGATTGTGTCTGTTCTGCGGACAGGGCACATCTGTATGCTTGTAGGTGTAGCGACTTTGTTCGCCTAGAAGGAGGCTTCGATTGATCCTTGTATTGATTAATAAAGATGGCGTGTGCATCATGTTGATACAGAGGCCGGAGGTAATCCTTCTTTTCGAAAAAAAATCTGAAGCAAATCGCTCATCTTCGAACTTGGACGTCGATCAAAAAGCTTTTGTATGTAGTATGTATACATGTGTGCAGTGTGCATTTTCTCTGGTAGCCAGGAAGTATCAAGCTAGAATGCAAGCCAGAGCTTTTGTACTCAGGACGTATGTCTATCAGACAAACCTGCAGTGGACACAAATCTTCCAGTGACTAGCTCACATTCTCCACGGGAGAAGTCCTCTTCCATTATCTAAACAAAGTTCTCCACGGGTGAGCATGCAGTAGCAGTATCAACCTCTCATATTTCTGCACGTGTGTTGAGGGCGAGGATAGCGAAAGCAACAGACGGCGAAGGCGACGGGCCTGGCCATGGCCTCGTCTCGTCGATCGGGTAGAAAACTGAAGCCGGTGcgcaaagaaacaaagaaaaaaccTCTGAAGAACAAGTGCACCAGTCCGTATATTATTACACGGCGAAAGGATTTGGGCCAAGAACAGCTGCTCGCTCGTTGGGTAGATCAAGATCTTCATGTGAAGATTAATTGAGCTTTAACCTCGTATATAATACTCCATCAAACACTTGTGTGTAGTTTTCGGAATAGATTCAAAACAAAATATACTACTACACCACATGCATATTGGCATATATATAGCTAGCTAGCTTTGCCGAGGAAGACGTATGTCCGAAGCATCACCTCGTCTCAAGAAGCAGACATCAACTCGGGGGGACGGCACCGAGGCGCGGTGGTGCCCGGACGCTGACGCTACCGTCGCCGGCGCTGTCGGCCGCGACGAGGACGATGAGGTGGCCCGGTGCTTCTCGCACGCGGTGCGCCTAAGCATCCGGCACATGCCctcggccacgcgctccgcgggGCCGCCGCGCCTGAACATGCGGCAGAAGGCCATGTGCGCCCGCACGGCCTCCTCCACGCCCATGGCCGCGGTGCGCTTGCTGCGGCCGGCCTCGTACTTGACGGCCTCGGAGCACAGCCCGCACAGCCACCTGCCCCCGAAGCAGGCCCTCACGCCGCCAATGTACTCGCCGGTGCACTCCTCCTCCAGGCCGCAGCACTCGCAGCTCACCACCACCGCCGGATCTACAGCCTCCATGCCTAACTTAGAAAGTTGGATTATTACCTAGAAAACCACGGCGGACTCTTCTTCTTGGACTGGTTaatcaagaagaagaagaagaataagaagatgatgaagaaggTTCTCTTGTGCTTTTGGTGCTGTGCTTTGTGTGGTGTGTGCAGCGGTAGGTCCGTTTAGATATCGATTAGGAGGCCCAGGGCACCTCTGCTCTCCCGCGCTGTCATGGCGACTGCGACCCGAGCGAAGAACAGTTTGTTTTGTCACATGGACTCATGTACCACCGCTCATCGGCCGGCCGGGTGACACGTCCACCAGGTGCATGCCGTGTTGCCTGATATTTTTGCCCGTTTACATTATGCAAGCTGCTACTACCTCAGTCCCGACTTATTGGTCTCCTCAGTATTTTGTGCTAGGGTGTGTCTAGGTCTCAGTCGACTAACATTTAACCAGGTCTAAGTTAAGTGATATAACATgtaagaaagaaaaaagaaaaatttgCATGGATCTCAACGTAAGATCCTACAATATAGCATCGTCTAAGACTTGGTTATGTCTCAGTCGATTGAGACATAGCAATCCTGGTTGTGCTAAACTTTAACCACATATTTAACTAAAAATAATAATGTAccttttggtgacatgcattattAATTTTAGTTAAATCTATGATCAAAGTTTAGCACAAAATACTAAGGGGACCAATAAATCAAGACGAAGGTAGCACTAAGGATTATATGACATGGAGCCAGATAAAAATGGTAACTTCAGTGTGAAATCTGCTTATCATCTCATGATGGCTTTGAATATGGCAAGGACCTCGTATTCCGGGCCGCTTcttccaacaataccaccgaaccaaagtatgacatgctggtaagcagtatgacttatatcgcccacaactcacttgtgttctactcgtgcatataacatcaacgcataaaacctggctcggatgccactgttggggaacgtagtaatttcaaaaaaattcctacgcacacgcaagatcatggtgatgcatagcaacgagaggggagagtgttgtctacgtatcctcgtagaccgaagcggaagcgttgacgcaacgtagaggaagtagtcgtacgtctccccggtccaaccgatccaagcaccgttactccgaaacctccgagttcttggcacacgttcagctcgatgacgctccccgggctccgatccagcaaagcttcggggaggagttctgtcagcacgacggcgcggtgatgatcttgatgttcaaccgtcgcagggcttcgcctaagcaccgctacaaatatgaccgaggtggaatatggtggaggggggcaccgcacacggctaaggaacgatcacgaagatcaacttgtgtgttttagggtgccccctgcccccgtatataaaggagccaaggggagggggcggccggccaaggagggcgcgccaagggggagtcctactcccaccgggagtaggactcccttctttcctagttggaaaaggagaagtgggaaagaggaggaggagggaaaggaaagggggggggcgcccccctctccttgt
Coding sequences within it:
- the LOC125538823 gene encoding uncharacterized protein LOC125538823; this translates as MEAVDPAVVVSCECCGLEEECTGEYIGGVRACFGGRWLCGLCSEAVKYEAGRSKRTAAMGVEEAVRAHMAFCRMFRRGGPAERVAEGMCRMLRRTACEKHRATSSSSSRPTAPATVASASGHHRASVPSPRVDVCFLRRGDASDIRLPRQS